Proteins encoded within one genomic window of Apis mellifera strain DH4 linkage group LG1, Amel_HAv3.1, whole genome shotgun sequence:
- the LOC410788 gene encoding glutamate receptor ionotropic, kainate 2 isoform X1 — MALRMDARLFASVLVVLNLFVIVPRSCGALRPIKIGAIFHAGDEEYMDAFKKAVIDTKSEHIAPSFKVETSIKKVEVNTDSFKTAAAACKLLEEGVAAIFGPSSPSTYGIVASIAARFDVPHIDYFWRQNEELHADQEPKNPKPMTINFFPDSEMVGKAIADVVESMKWTTFAAVYQNNDGLSRIQKALSLRRKKDTAVTIRRLGEGPDFRPILKEIRAMSICNVIIDVEPRNIIDVLYQAKEVKLLAEYCNFLITYLDSAKLSLWEVREESTINITGLNLRNEEGNEVEGINWVESAILYDSVFLVYNALETLNARNQDNPEGETIDPVPLSCEGEEKYNAGPNITNVIRELSKEGKITGPITIDENGQRQFFKLKIIDVRPDESVEIGYWDPDGLHTADNEKERESYLYKSIEQKKFKISTKLGPPYVMEVTDSATRGILIEQTRYEGFCIDLIEEIAKLLNFKYEFELVPDGNYGTLNKETKQWNGLIRRLLDHDADLAICDLTITYERESAVDFTMPFMNLGISILYRKPEEKEPDLFSFLSPLSTDVWIYMATAFLAVSIMLFLQARMAPGEWDNPHPCNPDPEELENNFDLKNSMWLTVGSLMQQGSDILPKAPSIRMVAGMWWFFTLIMVSSYTANLAAFLTVDKMDNPIKGVEDLAKQTKIKYGAVAGGSTSTFFRDSNYSTYQRMWAAMQEARPSVFTKTNDEGVDRVLKKRDYAFLMESTTIEYRMERNCDLDKVGGLIDNKGYGIALPRNSPYRTPISGAILMLQEKGVLQDLKKKWWEERGGGLCSKTEVEPTSSSELGLANVGGVFLVLLIGCCGSFIIAVFEFLWNVRKVAVKEKVTPWEALVAELKFAVNIWAETKPVKISKSSGTSSMEDGIGRAASTARSIVGSFLRLDILDKFDKDNSTNNRSNDRKIN, encoded by the exons GTGCGATCTTTCATGCGGGGGACGAAGAGTACATGGATGCGTTTAAAAAGGCGGTGATCGATACGAAATCGGAACACATCGCACCCTCGTTCAAGGTGGAAACTAGTATAAAGAAGGTAGAGGTTAATACTGACAGCTTCAAAACCGCCGCCGCTG CTTGCAAACTTTTGGAGGAGGGCGTGGCGGCGATCTTTGGACCTTCGAGCCCCTCCACTTATGGGATCGTAGCTAGCATCGCGGCCAGGTTCGACGTGCCTCACATCGACTATTTCTGGAGACAAAACGAAGAGCTGCACGCGGATCAGGAGCCGAAAAATCCGAAACCGATGACTATCAACTTCTTTCCCGACAGCGAGATGGTCGGCAAG GCGATCGCCGACGTGGTCGAATCCATGAAGTGGACCACTTTCGCTGCCGTCTACCAAAACAACGACGGCCTGTCGCGGATCCAAAAGGCTCTGTCTCTGAGACGGAAGAAGGACACCGCGGTGACGATAAGAAGGTTGGGCGAGGGGCCGGATTTTCGTCCGATATTGAAGGAGATCCGCGCCATGTCGATCTGCAACGTGATCATCGACGTCGAGCCGAGGAACATCATCGACGTGCTCTATCAGGCGAAGGAGGTCAAGCTGTTGGCGGAGTActgtaatttcttaattacttACCTG GATTCGGCGAAATTGTCCCTGTGGGAGGTGCGGGAAGAATCGACGATCAATATTACTGGACTGAATTTGCGAAACGAGGAAGGAAACGAGGTGGAAGGAATTAATTGG gTGGAATCGGCCATTTTATACGATTCCGTCTTCCTGGTGTATAACGCGTTGGAAACTTTAAACGCGAGGAATCAGGATAACCCAGAGGGTGAAACTATTGACCCAGTACCGCTCTCTTGtgaaggagaagagaaatacAACGCAGGTCCCAACATTACCAACGTGATACGCGAG CTATCCAAAGAGGGAAAGATCACGGGGCCGATTACAATCGACGAAAATGGTCAACGTCAATTCTTCAAGTTAAAGATCATAGACGTGAGACCAGACGAGAGCGTGGAAATAGGATATTGGGATCCAGACGGTCTTCACACGGCCGACAACGAAAAGGAACGGGAGAGTTATTTGTACAAATCTATCGAACAGAAGAAATTCAAGATTAGCACTAAATTA GGTCCACCGTACGTAATGGAAGTGACAGACAGCGCGACTCGAGGAATACTGATCGAACAAACGCGTTACGAAGGTTTCTGCATCGATCTCATCGAGGAGATTgccaaattgttaaattttaaatacgagTTCGAGCTGGTGCCGGACGGTAATTACGGCACGTTGAACAAGGAAACGAAACAATGGAATGGCCTGATTAGACGTTTATTGGATCAC GATGCGGATCTTGCTATTTGCGATCTGACAATTACGTACGAGCGCGAGAGCGCGGTCGATTTTACAATGCCGTTCATGAACCTAG GTATCAGCATTTTATACAGGAAACCGGAGGAGAAGGAACCGGATCTGTTCTCGTTTCTGTCGCCGTTGTCAACCGACGTCTGGATTTACATGGCGACCGCTTTCTTAGCAGTTTCGATAATGCTGTTTCTACAGGCCAG GATGGCGCCAGGCGAATGGGACAATCCGCATCCGTGCAACCCGGATCCGGaggaattggaaaataatttcgactTGAAAAACTCCATGTGGCTCACTGTCGGCTCCCTCATGCAACAGGGATCCGATATACTTCCCAA AGCACCGTCCATTCGAATGGTGGCCGGTATGTGGTGGTTTTTCACCCTGATTATGGTCTCCTCTTACACCGCCAACTTGGCCGCCTTCCTCACGGTCGACAAGATGGACAATCCGATTAAAGGTGTCGAAGATCTCGCTAAGCAGACAAAAATCAAGTACGGAGCCGTGGCTGGTGGATCCACGTCCACTTTCTTCAGG GATTCCAATTATTCGACCTATCAACGCATGTGGGCGGCCATGCAGGAAGCGAGGCCGAGCGTGTTCACCAAGACCAACGACGAGGGTGTCGATCGGGTCTTGAAGAAACGAGATTACGCTTTCCTCATGGAATCCACCACGATCGAGTACAGAATGGAGAGGAACTGCGATCTCGACAAGGTCGGAGGTCTCATCGATAACAAGGGATACGGTATCGCTTTGCCGCGAA ATTCACCGTATAGAACGCCCATAAGCGGGGCGATACTGATGCTGCAAGAGAAAGGGGTGCTCCAAGATCTGAAGAAGAAGTGGTGGGAGGAGCGAGGCGGTGGTTTGTGCTCGAAAACCGAAGTGGAGCCGACGTCGTCCAGCGAATTAGGATTGGCCAACGTCGGTGGTGTCTTCTTGGTCCTTCTGATCGGATGTTGCGGCTCGTTCATCATCGCCGTCTTTGAATTCCTGTGGAATGTACGAAAGGTCGCCGTGAAGGAGAAG GTTACGCCATGGGAGGCGCTGGTAGCAGAATTGAAATTCGCCGTGAATATTTGGGCGGAGACGAAACCCGTTAAAATCTCTAAAAGCAGCGGCACGAGTTCGATGGAGGATGGGATCGGTCGGGCTGCGTCCACGGCCCGCTCAATCGTCGGCTCGTTCCTCCGCCTCGACATCCTCGACAAATTCGATAAAGATAACAGTACCAACAACCGCAGTAACGATCGCaagatcaattaa
- the LOC410788 gene encoding glutamate receptor ionotropic, kainate 2 isoform X2, which produces MALRMDARLFASVLVVLNLFVIVPRSCGALRPIKIGAIFHAGDEEYMDAFKKAVIDTKSEHIAPSFKVETSIKKVEVNTDSFKTAAAACKLLEEGVAAIFGPSSPSTYGIVASIAARFDVPHIDYFWRQNEELHADQEPKNPKPMTINFFPDSEMVGKDSAKLSLWEVREESTINITGLNLRNEEGNEVEGINWVESAILYDSVFLVYNALETLNARNQDNPEGETIDPVPLSCEGEEKYNAGPNITNVIRELSKEGKITGPITIDENGQRQFFKLKIIDVRPDESVEIGYWDPDGLHTADNEKERESYLYKSIEQKKFKISTKLGPPYVMEVTDSATRGILIEQTRYEGFCIDLIEEIAKLLNFKYEFELVPDGNYGTLNKETKQWNGLIRRLLDHDADLAICDLTITYERESAVDFTMPFMNLGISILYRKPEEKEPDLFSFLSPLSTDVWIYMATAFLAVSIMLFLQARMAPGEWDNPHPCNPDPEELENNFDLKNSMWLTVGSLMQQGSDILPKAPSIRMVAGMWWFFTLIMVSSYTANLAAFLTVDKMDNPIKGVEDLAKQTKIKYGAVAGGSTSTFFRDSNYSTYQRMWAAMQEARPSVFTKTNDEGVDRVLKKRDYAFLMESTTIEYRMERNCDLDKVGGLIDNKGYGIALPRNSPYRTPISGAILMLQEKGVLQDLKKKWWEERGGGLCSKTEVEPTSSSELGLANVGGVFLVLLIGCCGSFIIAVFEFLWNVRKVAVKEKVTPWEALVAELKFAVNIWAETKPVKISKSSGTSSMEDGIGRAASTARSIVGSFLRLDILDKFDKDNSTNNRSNDRKIN; this is translated from the exons GTGCGATCTTTCATGCGGGGGACGAAGAGTACATGGATGCGTTTAAAAAGGCGGTGATCGATACGAAATCGGAACACATCGCACCCTCGTTCAAGGTGGAAACTAGTATAAAGAAGGTAGAGGTTAATACTGACAGCTTCAAAACCGCCGCCGCTG CTTGCAAACTTTTGGAGGAGGGCGTGGCGGCGATCTTTGGACCTTCGAGCCCCTCCACTTATGGGATCGTAGCTAGCATCGCGGCCAGGTTCGACGTGCCTCACATCGACTATTTCTGGAGACAAAACGAAGAGCTGCACGCGGATCAGGAGCCGAAAAATCCGAAACCGATGACTATCAACTTCTTTCCCGACAGCGAGATGGTCGGCAAG GATTCGGCGAAATTGTCCCTGTGGGAGGTGCGGGAAGAATCGACGATCAATATTACTGGACTGAATTTGCGAAACGAGGAAGGAAACGAGGTGGAAGGAATTAATTGG gTGGAATCGGCCATTTTATACGATTCCGTCTTCCTGGTGTATAACGCGTTGGAAACTTTAAACGCGAGGAATCAGGATAACCCAGAGGGTGAAACTATTGACCCAGTACCGCTCTCTTGtgaaggagaagagaaatacAACGCAGGTCCCAACATTACCAACGTGATACGCGAG CTATCCAAAGAGGGAAAGATCACGGGGCCGATTACAATCGACGAAAATGGTCAACGTCAATTCTTCAAGTTAAAGATCATAGACGTGAGACCAGACGAGAGCGTGGAAATAGGATATTGGGATCCAGACGGTCTTCACACGGCCGACAACGAAAAGGAACGGGAGAGTTATTTGTACAAATCTATCGAACAGAAGAAATTCAAGATTAGCACTAAATTA GGTCCACCGTACGTAATGGAAGTGACAGACAGCGCGACTCGAGGAATACTGATCGAACAAACGCGTTACGAAGGTTTCTGCATCGATCTCATCGAGGAGATTgccaaattgttaaattttaaatacgagTTCGAGCTGGTGCCGGACGGTAATTACGGCACGTTGAACAAGGAAACGAAACAATGGAATGGCCTGATTAGACGTTTATTGGATCAC GATGCGGATCTTGCTATTTGCGATCTGACAATTACGTACGAGCGCGAGAGCGCGGTCGATTTTACAATGCCGTTCATGAACCTAG GTATCAGCATTTTATACAGGAAACCGGAGGAGAAGGAACCGGATCTGTTCTCGTTTCTGTCGCCGTTGTCAACCGACGTCTGGATTTACATGGCGACCGCTTTCTTAGCAGTTTCGATAATGCTGTTTCTACAGGCCAG GATGGCGCCAGGCGAATGGGACAATCCGCATCCGTGCAACCCGGATCCGGaggaattggaaaataatttcgactTGAAAAACTCCATGTGGCTCACTGTCGGCTCCCTCATGCAACAGGGATCCGATATACTTCCCAA AGCACCGTCCATTCGAATGGTGGCCGGTATGTGGTGGTTTTTCACCCTGATTATGGTCTCCTCTTACACCGCCAACTTGGCCGCCTTCCTCACGGTCGACAAGATGGACAATCCGATTAAAGGTGTCGAAGATCTCGCTAAGCAGACAAAAATCAAGTACGGAGCCGTGGCTGGTGGATCCACGTCCACTTTCTTCAGG GATTCCAATTATTCGACCTATCAACGCATGTGGGCGGCCATGCAGGAAGCGAGGCCGAGCGTGTTCACCAAGACCAACGACGAGGGTGTCGATCGGGTCTTGAAGAAACGAGATTACGCTTTCCTCATGGAATCCACCACGATCGAGTACAGAATGGAGAGGAACTGCGATCTCGACAAGGTCGGAGGTCTCATCGATAACAAGGGATACGGTATCGCTTTGCCGCGAA ATTCACCGTATAGAACGCCCATAAGCGGGGCGATACTGATGCTGCAAGAGAAAGGGGTGCTCCAAGATCTGAAGAAGAAGTGGTGGGAGGAGCGAGGCGGTGGTTTGTGCTCGAAAACCGAAGTGGAGCCGACGTCGTCCAGCGAATTAGGATTGGCCAACGTCGGTGGTGTCTTCTTGGTCCTTCTGATCGGATGTTGCGGCTCGTTCATCATCGCCGTCTTTGAATTCCTGTGGAATGTACGAAAGGTCGCCGTGAAGGAGAAG GTTACGCCATGGGAGGCGCTGGTAGCAGAATTGAAATTCGCCGTGAATATTTGGGCGGAGACGAAACCCGTTAAAATCTCTAAAAGCAGCGGCACGAGTTCGATGGAGGATGGGATCGGTCGGGCTGCGTCCACGGCCCGCTCAATCGTCGGCTCGTTCCTCCGCCTCGACATCCTCGACAAATTCGATAAAGATAACAGTACCAACAACCGCAGTAACGATCGCaagatcaattaa